In Mycolicibacterium alvei, a single window of DNA contains:
- a CDS encoding NAD(P)H-dependent flavin oxidoreductase yields the protein MKTDLSERFGVEYPIFVFTPSEKVAAAVTRAGGLGVLGCVRFNDPDELDSVLSWMDANTDGKPYGVDVVMPNKIPTEGSAVDIDKLIPQAHRDFVAKTLADLGVPPLPEEGEHNTGVLGWLHSVARSHVEVALRHPIKLIANALGSPPNDVIEQVHEAGVPVAALAGSAKHALSHVANGVDIVIAQGHEAGGHTGEIGSVVLWPEIVDAVDGKAAVLAAGGIGSGRQLAAALALGAQGVWMGSAFLTAAEYDLGVRRESGASVIQEALLNATSADTVRRKIYSGKPARILKSRWTDAWDAPGAPEALPMPLQNILVGEAHQRMSLSDDPTAVAMPVGQIVGRMNEIRPAADIIAELVSGFEAATKRLNGIAGS from the coding sequence GTGAAGACAGACCTGAGCGAACGGTTCGGGGTCGAATACCCGATCTTCGTCTTCACCCCGTCGGAGAAGGTGGCTGCGGCGGTCACCCGGGCCGGCGGTCTGGGTGTGCTGGGTTGCGTGCGGTTCAACGATCCCGACGAGTTGGACAGCGTGCTGTCCTGGATGGACGCCAACACCGACGGTAAGCCGTACGGCGTCGACGTGGTGATGCCCAACAAGATCCCCACCGAGGGCAGCGCCGTCGACATCGACAAGCTGATCCCGCAGGCTCACCGGGACTTCGTCGCGAAAACCCTTGCTGATCTTGGTGTTCCGCCGCTCCCCGAGGAGGGTGAGCACAACACCGGTGTGCTGGGCTGGCTGCATTCGGTGGCGCGAAGCCACGTCGAGGTGGCGTTGCGCCATCCGATCAAACTGATCGCCAACGCGCTGGGGTCTCCGCCCAATGACGTCATCGAGCAGGTTCACGAGGCCGGTGTCCCGGTGGCCGCGCTGGCCGGTAGCGCCAAGCATGCGCTCAGCCATGTCGCCAACGGAGTGGACATCGTGATCGCCCAGGGGCACGAAGCCGGCGGGCACACCGGTGAGATCGGCTCGGTGGTGCTGTGGCCCGAAATCGTCGACGCCGTCGACGGGAAGGCCGCGGTGCTCGCTGCCGGCGGGATCGGCAGCGGCCGCCAGCTGGCCGCCGCCCTGGCGCTCGGTGCTCAGGGTGTGTGGATGGGTTCGGCGTTCCTCACGGCGGCCGAATACGACTTGGGCGTGCGTCGTGAGTCGGGTGCCTCGGTGATCCAGGAAGCCCTGCTGAACGCCACCTCCGCCGATACGGTGCGCCGAAAGATCTACTCCGGCAAGCCCGCCCGGATCCTGAAGAGCCGCTGGACCGACGCCTGGGACGCACCGGGCGCACCCGAAGCGTTGCCGATGCCGCTGCAGAACATCCTGGTCGGCGAGGCGCACCAGCGGATGAGCCTGTCCGACGACCCGACCGCGGTCGCCATGCCGGTGGGCCAGATCGTGGGCCGGATGAACGAGATCCGGCCGGCCGCCGACATCATCGCGGAGCTGGTGAGCGGTTTCGAGGCGGCCACCAAGCGCCTGAACGGCATCGCCGGAAGCTGA
- a CDS encoding succinic semialdehyde dehydrogenase: MPAPSAADFARLRALVAIDDVDARQSKPIDEVFTGKELTTIPVGTAEDVTAAFAKARAAQVQWAKRPVRERAAVIKRFGALLARNRDFLMDVAQAETGKARSAAQEEIVDMILNSNYYAREAARLLSTKRVQGLLPGFVKTVVNHHPKGVIGVISPWNYPMTLSISDSIPALLAGNAVVVKPDSQTPYCTLANAELLYQAGLPRDLFAVVTGPGSVVGTAIVENCDYMMFTGSTATGRALAEQCGRRLIGFSAELGGKNPMIVTKGANLKVAAKAATRACFSNAGQLCISIERIYVERDVADEFTAKFAEQVRNMNLSAAYDFTADMGSLISEDQIKTVSGHVDDAKAKGAKVIAGGNARPDLGPLFYEPTVLTGVTDEMECARNETFGPLVSIYPVDSVAEAIEKANDTEYGLNASVWAGSKSEGEKIAAQISSGTVNVDEGYALAFGSTAAPMGGMKASGVGRRHGADGILKYTESQTVSTARVINLDPPLGISQTFWQKALTPMIRALQKLPGR; the protein is encoded by the coding sequence ATGCCCGCACCGTCCGCCGCCGACTTCGCCCGCCTGCGCGCGCTCGTCGCCATCGATGACGTCGATGCCCGGCAGTCCAAGCCCATCGACGAGGTGTTCACCGGCAAAGAGCTGACCACCATCCCGGTCGGCACCGCCGAGGATGTGACTGCGGCCTTCGCCAAGGCGCGCGCCGCCCAGGTGCAGTGGGCCAAGCGCCCGGTCAGGGAGCGCGCCGCCGTCATCAAGCGCTTCGGCGCCCTGCTGGCCCGCAATCGCGACTTCCTGATGGATGTGGCCCAGGCCGAGACGGGCAAAGCCCGCTCAGCCGCGCAAGAAGAGATCGTCGACATGATCTTGAACTCGAACTACTACGCGCGCGAGGCAGCCCGGCTGCTCTCGACGAAGCGGGTGCAGGGCCTGCTGCCCGGATTCGTCAAGACCGTGGTCAACCACCATCCCAAGGGCGTCATCGGCGTCATCTCGCCGTGGAATTACCCCATGACCCTGTCGATCTCGGATTCCATCCCGGCCCTGCTGGCCGGTAATGCCGTGGTGGTCAAGCCGGACAGCCAGACCCCGTACTGCACGTTGGCCAACGCCGAGCTGCTGTATCAGGCCGGTCTGCCACGCGATCTGTTCGCGGTGGTAACCGGACCGGGTTCGGTGGTCGGCACCGCGATCGTCGAGAACTGCGACTACATGATGTTCACCGGTTCGACGGCCACCGGGCGGGCCCTGGCCGAGCAGTGCGGCCGGCGGTTGATCGGCTTCTCCGCCGAACTCGGCGGCAAGAACCCGATGATCGTCACCAAGGGCGCCAACCTGAAGGTGGCCGCCAAGGCCGCCACCCGCGCCTGCTTCTCCAACGCCGGTCAGCTGTGCATCTCGATCGAGCGGATCTATGTCGAGCGGGATGTCGCCGACGAGTTCACCGCCAAGTTCGCCGAGCAGGTGCGCAACATGAACCTGTCCGCGGCCTACGACTTCACCGCCGATATGGGCAGCCTGATCTCCGAAGATCAGATCAAGACCGTGTCCGGTCACGTCGACGATGCGAAAGCCAAGGGCGCCAAGGTGATTGCCGGGGGTAATGCACGCCCTGACCTCGGCCCGCTGTTCTACGAGCCGACCGTGCTGACCGGCGTCACCGACGAGATGGAATGCGCCCGCAACGAGACCTTCGGCCCGCTGGTGTCGATCTACCCGGTCGATTCCGTCGCCGAGGCCATCGAGAAGGCCAACGACACCGAGTACGGCCTGAACGCCAGCGTGTGGGCCGGATCGAAGTCCGAAGGTGAGAAGATCGCCGCCCAGATCAGCTCCGGCACGGTCAATGTCGACGAAGGTTATGCCCTGGCGTTCGGCAGTACCGCGGCACCGATGGGCGGGATGAAGGCCTCCGGTGTCGGGCGCCGCCACGGCGCCGACGGAATCCTCAAGTACACCGAGTCACAGACCGTCTCCACCGCGCGGGTGATCAATCTCGACCCGCCGCTGGGGATTTCGCAGACGTTCTGGCAGAAGGCGCTCACCCCGATGATCCGGGCGCTGCAGAAGCTGCCCGGTCGCTAG
- a CDS encoding helix-turn-helix domain-containing protein, whose translation MAGRPRDTSIDERVLAATRELLVEVGWDDLSVRLVAARCGVGRSSLNRRWSSKAELVLHAILGESPDMSPFSGTDLAGWIDWVVRGSHQLFSRSDVSEAVPGLLLALRENTALRKALWDGFSGPAIEMFAARGYGTASDAKAVLSMAAGAALFMTTVATDDDSPELQQQLVRLLSRALGVSPAE comes from the coding sequence ATGGCCGGGCGACCACGCGACACGTCGATCGACGAGCGGGTGCTCGCGGCGACGCGTGAGCTGCTGGTCGAGGTCGGTTGGGACGACCTGAGCGTTCGGCTGGTCGCAGCACGCTGCGGGGTGGGCAGGTCCAGCCTCAACCGGCGCTGGTCGTCGAAGGCCGAACTGGTGCTGCACGCGATCCTCGGCGAATCACCCGATATGTCACCGTTTTCCGGTACCGACCTGGCCGGCTGGATCGACTGGGTGGTGCGTGGGAGCCATCAGCTGTTCAGTCGTTCCGACGTGAGTGAAGCGGTGCCCGGGCTGCTGCTGGCGCTGCGCGAAAACACCGCGCTGCGCAAGGCGCTGTGGGACGGGTTCAGCGGGCCCGCGATCGAGATGTTTGCGGCCAGGGGATACGGGACGGCATCGGACGCGAAGGCTGTCCTGTCGATGGCAGCCGGGGCGGCGTTGTTCATGACTACGGTGGCGACCGACGACGACTCGCCCGAACTCCAACAGCAGTTGGTGCGGCTGCTCAGCCGCGCACTGGGGGTGTCACCGGCCGAATGA
- a CDS encoding NAD-dependent epimerase/dehydratase family protein, with amino-acid sequence MHIAVTGGTGYLGAHTVRGLLEAGHRIRLLVAPGCTGDEVIGHLATLGEMSVVEGDIRDGDTVGRLLAGCDALIHAAGIVGTDRRREQLMWEINAHAAEAVLNRAVEAGLDPIVSVSSYSSLFPPPDGVISADTPPAPGRSPYAQTKAYADRVARRLQDAGAPVVVTYPSSVVGPAYFTAAGVTERGWAPIAKAGLAPRMTGGMQMIDVRDVALVHERLMAPGRGPKRYVCGGVMVSFNEMIDVLEQGRGSKIRRIPLPGGAFRGIGWLSDLVGGVLPLGDGISYEAALLLTAATPTDDRSTLADLAIEAWRSPQAAMLASFGR; translated from the coding sequence ATGCATATCGCAGTAACCGGGGGGACCGGCTATCTCGGAGCTCACACCGTTCGAGGCCTGCTGGAGGCGGGTCATCGCATCCGCCTGCTGGTCGCACCGGGTTGCACAGGCGACGAGGTGATCGGCCACCTCGCCACGCTCGGCGAGATGTCCGTGGTGGAGGGCGACATCCGCGACGGCGACACCGTCGGACGCCTGCTCGCGGGCTGCGACGCCCTGATCCACGCCGCCGGCATCGTCGGCACCGATCGCCGCCGCGAGCAGCTGATGTGGGAGATCAACGCGCACGCAGCAGAGGCCGTGCTGAACCGTGCCGTCGAAGCCGGGCTCGATCCCATCGTCTCGGTCAGCAGCTACAGCTCCCTGTTCCCGCCTCCCGACGGGGTGATCTCCGCCGACACCCCACCGGCGCCGGGCCGCAGCCCGTACGCACAGACCAAGGCCTACGCCGACCGGGTAGCCCGACGGCTGCAGGACGCCGGGGCCCCCGTCGTGGTCACCTACCCATCGAGCGTCGTGGGTCCGGCCTACTTCACCGCGGCCGGGGTCACCGAACGCGGCTGGGCACCGATCGCCAAGGCCGGTCTGGCGCCCCGGATGACCGGCGGCATGCAGATGATCGACGTGCGCGACGTCGCGCTGGTGCACGAGCGGCTGATGGCGCCCGGGCGCGGACCCAAGCGTTATGTCTGCGGCGGCGTGATGGTGTCGTTCAACGAGATGATCGATGTGCTGGAGCAGGGCCGGGGAAGCAAGATCCGCCGGATTCCGCTGCCGGGCGGCGCGTTCCGCGGCATCGGCTGGTTGTCCGACCTGGTCGGCGGGGTACTGCCGCTCGGCGACGGGATCAGCTACGAGGCCGCGCTGCTGCTCACCGCTGCCACCCCCACCGACGACAGGAGCACGCTCGCCGATCTGGCCATCGAGGCCTGGCGTTCGCCTCAGGCCGCCATGCTGGCGTCATTCGGCCGGTGA
- a CDS encoding NADH:flavin oxidoreductase, which translates to MVSKAFTPMRLGPLTLKNRFIKAATFEGVMPRGQVTDDVVDFHTEVARGGAAMTTVAYCAISPGGRVHRDTVVLDAEAVPALGRLTDAVHREGALVCAQIGHAGLVANTLSNRAPSLAPSTRISAPAMGLVKAATPEQLDTVVDQFGVAARNAVEAGFDAVEIHMGHGYLLSSFFSPGLNRRHDKYGGSTAGRAELARRVAERVRGEVGRSIAVTAKFNMDDGVRRGFWLTDSLPTAKLLQADGHLDALQLTGGSSLQNPMYYFRGEVPLDEFIASQPKAVGLGLRVLGSRLFKTYPFEEAFFLPLARQFRAALTMPLILLGGVNELATVEAAVDEGFEFVAMGRALLRDPALVNRFADGSATAGLCVHCQKCMPTVYSGGTRCVVRG; encoded by the coding sequence ATGGTATCGAAAGCGTTCACGCCGATGCGCCTGGGGCCGTTGACCCTCAAGAACAGGTTCATCAAGGCCGCGACGTTCGAGGGTGTCATGCCCCGCGGCCAGGTCACCGATGACGTGGTCGACTTCCACACCGAGGTGGCCCGCGGCGGCGCGGCGATGACCACCGTCGCCTACTGTGCGATCTCGCCCGGCGGCCGGGTGCATCGCGACACCGTCGTTCTCGACGCCGAGGCGGTGCCTGCGCTGGGGCGGCTCACCGACGCGGTGCATCGGGAAGGGGCACTGGTCTGCGCCCAGATCGGGCACGCGGGTCTGGTCGCCAACACGCTGTCCAACCGCGCGCCCTCGCTCGCCCCGAGCACCCGGATCAGTGCTCCGGCAATGGGGTTGGTGAAGGCGGCCACACCGGAACAGCTCGACACCGTGGTCGACCAATTCGGCGTGGCCGCCCGCAACGCGGTCGAGGCGGGGTTCGACGCCGTCGAGATCCACATGGGCCACGGCTACCTGCTGAGCTCGTTCTTCAGCCCCGGCCTGAACAGACGCCACGACAAATACGGCGGCAGCACCGCCGGACGCGCAGAACTGGCCCGCCGCGTCGCCGAGCGGGTCCGCGGCGAGGTCGGCCGGTCCATCGCGGTGACCGCGAAATTCAACATGGACGACGGTGTGCGCCGCGGCTTCTGGCTGACCGACAGCCTGCCCACCGCGAAACTGCTGCAGGCCGACGGCCATCTGGACGCCCTGCAACTGACCGGCGGCAGCTCGCTGCAGAACCCGATGTACTACTTCCGCGGCGAGGTCCCGCTCGACGAGTTCATCGCCTCCCAGCCGAAGGCGGTGGGGCTGGGTCTACGAGTACTCGGCTCGCGGCTGTTCAAGACCTATCCCTTCGAAGAGGCGTTCTTCCTGCCGCTGGCTCGTCAGTTCCGTGCGGCGCTGACCATGCCGCTGATCCTGCTGGGCGGCGTCAACGAGCTGGCCACCGTGGAGGCGGCCGTGGACGAGGGATTCGAGTTCGTCGCGATGGGTCGGGCACTGCTGCGAGATCCCGCTCTGGTCAACCGGTTTGCCGATGGCTCGGCGACGGCGGGATTGTGTGTGCACTGCCAGAAATGCATGCCGACGGTGTACAGCGGCGGCACCCGCTGCGTGGTGCGGGGTTAG
- a CDS encoding IS4 family transposase has product MPRAGWRKPESDRRLSDLVSVGVLTRVFPPALVDEVIEASGRMQVRHRALPARVMAYFAIGMGLYSEGSYEDVLAQLTDGLAWASGWREQYRLPGKSAIFQARERLGSAPLAALFERVAQPLGGPDTPGTWVARRRVVAIDGTCVDVADTPVNDEFFGRPAVSKGEKSAFPQARLLAVAECGTHAIFAATIGAYRDSEASMVERVRGALSPGMLLLADRGFFSYALWRNTSDTGCDLLWRVSTGRNGPTPIHVEDLPDGSWLAHLRASKDRHSEPMLARVIDYTLDDGRDNPTVYRLMTTLLDPAEAPADVLATAYAQRWEIESVFDELKTHQRGSKVVLRSKSPDLVLQEIWGYLCCHYAIRSLMGEAAAHAGRDPDLVSFTAALRIARQSVAQQGAFSP; this is encoded by the coding sequence ATGCCTCGTGCGGGTTGGCGTAAGCCTGAGTCGGATCGGCGGTTGTCGGATCTGGTGTCGGTGGGTGTGTTGACGCGGGTGTTTCCGCCGGCGTTGGTCGATGAGGTGATTGAGGCGTCGGGTCGTATGCAGGTGCGTCATCGTGCGTTGCCGGCGCGGGTGATGGCCTATTTCGCGATCGGGATGGGCCTGTATTCCGAGGGTTCGTATGAGGATGTGTTGGCCCAGCTCACTGATGGTTTGGCCTGGGCATCGGGGTGGCGCGAACAGTATCGGTTGCCTGGTAAGTCGGCGATCTTTCAGGCTCGGGAGCGGTTGGGATCGGCACCGCTGGCGGCGTTGTTCGAGCGGGTGGCTCAGCCGTTGGGTGGGCCTGATACGCCAGGGACGTGGGTGGCCCGGCGGCGAGTGGTCGCCATCGACGGAACGTGCGTTGATGTGGCGGATACCCCGGTCAATGACGAGTTCTTCGGTCGGCCCGCAGTGAGCAAGGGCGAGAAGTCGGCGTTCCCGCAGGCGAGGTTGTTGGCTGTCGCCGAGTGCGGTACGCACGCTATCTTTGCGGCCACGATCGGCGCCTATCGGGACTCTGAAGCCTCGATGGTTGAGCGTGTACGGGGTGCGCTGAGTCCGGGGATGCTGCTGTTGGCCGACCGCGGTTTCTTTTCATACGCTCTGTGGCGCAATACTTCTGACACCGGATGCGACCTGCTGTGGCGGGTGAGCACGGGACGCAACGGGCCGACGCCGATACACGTCGAAGACCTGCCCGACGGTTCATGGTTGGCGCATCTGCGTGCGTCCAAGGATCGTCATAGCGAGCCGATGCTGGCGCGGGTCATCGATTACACCCTTGATGATGGCCGCGACAATCCCACCGTCTATCGACTCATGACGACCTTGCTCGATCCCGCCGAAGCTCCTGCTGATGTGCTGGCGACCGCGTATGCCCAACGGTGGGAGATCGAAAGCGTCTTCGACGAACTCAAGACCCACCAACGTGGATCCAAGGTGGTGTTGCGCTCGAAATCCCCAGATCTCGTCCTGCAGGAGATCTGGGGATATCTGTGCTGCCACTATGCAATTCGATCACTGATGGGCGAGGCCGCCGCGCACGCCGGCCGTGACCCCGATCTGGTCAGTTTCACCGCGGCACTGCGTATCGCCCGTCAATCCGTCGCCCAGCAGGGCGCTTTTTCCCCCTAA
- the fadD17 gene encoding long-chain-fatty-acid--CoA ligase FadD17, which produces MGGPTETPTVSELLVPLVDVTDRGVYQEDSFVSWADHIAAGAQLAAALWARLDPARPPHVGALLGNTTFFSSLLVAAGLSGLVPVGLNQTRRGEALARDIGQADCQLVLTDNPDAVPPGVDFIDVESAEWTTELTSYRNTPVTFAELSADDLFMLIFTSGTSGDPKAVRVTHDKVAFPGRMLADRFGLGPEDTVYLSMPLFHSNAIMAGWAVAAAAGASIALRRKFSASGFMPDIRRFGATYANYVGKPLSYILATEPAPDDADNPLRILYGNEGSPRDLGRFAERFGVTVVDGFGSSEGGVAIARTPDTPEGALGPLTDQVAIVDVDTGEPCPPGVVGELVNPTGAGWFRGYYNDPDAEAERMAGGMYHTGDLAYLDEDGYAHFAGRLGDWMRVDGENLGTAPIERILSRYPDVAEVAVYPIPDPDVGDQVMAALVLRAGTPFDADSFRTFLAEQSDLGPKQWPSYVRVGPGLPRTETFKVIKRQLSAEGTECADPVWPISR; this is translated from the coding sequence ATGGGGGGTCCAACCGAGACGCCGACGGTCTCCGAGCTGCTGGTCCCGCTGGTTGACGTCACTGATCGTGGTGTCTACCAAGAGGATTCGTTTGTCAGCTGGGCTGACCACATCGCCGCCGGCGCGCAACTCGCCGCGGCGCTGTGGGCACGGTTGGACCCCGCCAGACCCCCGCATGTCGGGGCGCTGCTGGGCAACACCACATTCTTCTCCAGCCTCCTGGTGGCTGCGGGCCTGAGCGGGTTGGTGCCCGTCGGGCTCAACCAGACCCGCCGCGGCGAGGCGCTGGCCCGCGATATCGGGCAGGCCGACTGTCAGCTGGTTCTGACCGACAATCCCGACGCCGTCCCACCCGGGGTGGATTTCATCGATGTCGAATCCGCCGAGTGGACAACCGAACTCACGTCGTACCGCAATACTCCGGTGACGTTCGCCGAGTTGTCGGCCGACGACCTGTTCATGCTCATCTTCACCTCGGGAACCAGTGGCGATCCCAAGGCGGTGCGGGTCACCCATGACAAGGTGGCGTTCCCCGGCCGGATGCTGGCCGACCGCTTCGGGCTCGGACCGGAGGACACCGTGTACCTGTCGATGCCGCTGTTCCATTCCAACGCCATCATGGCCGGGTGGGCCGTCGCGGCGGCGGCCGGTGCTTCGATTGCATTGCGGCGCAAATTCTCCGCATCCGGCTTCATGCCGGACATCCGGCGCTTCGGTGCCACCTATGCCAACTACGTCGGCAAGCCGTTGTCCTACATCCTGGCCACCGAGCCTGCGCCCGATGACGCCGACAACCCGTTGCGGATCCTGTATGGCAACGAGGGCTCACCGCGCGATCTGGGCCGGTTCGCCGAGCGGTTCGGTGTGACCGTGGTCGACGGATTCGGTTCCAGCGAGGGCGGTGTGGCGATCGCCCGCACCCCCGACACCCCCGAAGGAGCGCTGGGCCCGCTCACCGACCAGGTGGCGATCGTGGATGTGGATACCGGTGAACCGTGCCCGCCCGGGGTGGTCGGTGAGTTGGTGAACCCGACCGGCGCCGGGTGGTTCCGCGGCTACTACAACGATCCCGACGCCGAGGCGGAGCGGATGGCCGGCGGCATGTACCACACCGGCGATCTGGCCTACCTCGACGAGGACGGCTACGCGCACTTCGCCGGGCGGCTCGGCGACTGGATGCGGGTGGACGGCGAGAACCTCGGTACCGCACCGATCGAGCGCATCCTGTCGCGCTACCCCGACGTTGCCGAGGTGGCGGTGTATCCGATCCCGGACCCCGATGTGGGCGATCAGGTGATGGCCGCGCTGGTGCTGAGGGCGGGCACCCCGTTCGACGCCGACAGTTTCCGCACATTCCTGGCCGAGCAATCCGACCTCGGCCCCAAGCAGTGGCCGTCGTATGTGCGGGTCGGCCCCGGATTGCCGCGCACCGAGACGTTCAAGGTGATCAAGCGGCAGTTATCGGCCGAGGGCACCGAGTGCGCCGACCCGGTCTGGCCGATCTCCCGCTAA
- a CDS encoding acyl-CoA dehydrogenase family protein, with translation MDFKTTEEAADLGGLVRTITESVCTPERQRELDGLEQRFDANLWAKLVEADVLSAAAPESVGGGGLGVLEQTAVLTALGRQLAAVPYLDSVVLGAGALAAFGSEDLRTQWAAPAVAGDKILAIALDGEMGQGPVQAQTDGSGYKLTGTRTQVSYGPVADAFLVPAETDSGTVVFLVSGDDPGVTVSVLSTTGKGSMALLQLEGTTVDAARVVGDAEVLEWLTTHAALGRTAFQLGVLERALELTSEYAREREQFDRPIGSFQAVSSRLADGYIDVKGLRLTLTQAAWRLSEDLPAGIDVASAAFWAAEAGHRVAHTAVHVHGGVGIDMDHPVHRYFLAAKQTEFGVGGATGQLLRIGRELADTPV, from the coding sequence ATGGATTTCAAGACGACTGAAGAGGCCGCCGATCTCGGCGGCCTGGTACGCACGATCACCGAATCGGTGTGCACTCCCGAACGCCAGCGTGAGCTCGACGGGCTCGAGCAGCGGTTCGACGCCAACCTCTGGGCCAAGCTGGTCGAGGCCGACGTGCTGTCGGCCGCGGCACCGGAGTCAGTCGGAGGCGGCGGGTTGGGCGTGCTCGAGCAGACCGCCGTGCTGACCGCGCTGGGCCGCCAGCTGGCCGCGGTGCCCTACCTGGATTCGGTGGTTCTGGGCGCGGGCGCACTGGCCGCGTTCGGCTCCGAGGACCTGCGCACCCAGTGGGCTGCGCCCGCCGTGGCCGGCGACAAGATCCTGGCGATCGCCCTCGACGGGGAGATGGGCCAGGGCCCGGTACAGGCCCAAACTGACGGCTCCGGCTACAAGCTCACCGGCACCCGCACCCAGGTGAGCTACGGGCCGGTGGCCGACGCATTCCTGGTGCCGGCCGAAACCGATTCGGGCACGGTCGTTTTCCTCGTGTCCGGCGATGACCCCGGCGTGACGGTCAGCGTGCTGAGCACCACCGGCAAGGGCAGCATGGCCCTGCTTCAGCTCGAGGGCACCACGGTCGACGCCGCGCGCGTCGTCGGCGATGCCGAGGTCCTGGAGTGGTTGACCACGCATGCAGCCTTGGGCCGCACCGCCTTCCAGCTCGGCGTGCTGGAACGCGCGCTGGAGTTGACGTCGGAGTACGCCCGGGAACGTGAGCAGTTCGACCGGCCGATCGGCAGCTTCCAGGCCGTGTCGTCGCGGCTCGCCGACGGCTACATCGACGTCAAGGGCCTGCGCCTGACGCTGACCCAGGCGGCCTGGCGGCTGTCCGAGGACCTGCCCGCCGGCATCGATGTCGCCAGTGCGGCGTTCTGGGCCGCCGAGGCCGGACACCGCGTCGCGCACACTGCGGTGCACGTGCACGGTGGCGTCGGCATCGACATGGACCACCCGGTGCACCGGTACTTCCTGGCCGCCAAGCAGACCGAGTTCGGGGTCGGCGGGGCCACCGGGCAGCTGCTGCGCATCGGCCGCGAACTCGCCGACACCCCGGTCTAG
- a CDS encoding acyl-CoA dehydrogenase family protein produces the protein MRIGYTPEQEELRRELRAYFSKLMTPERVEALSSSEGEMGRGNIYRETVAQMGKDGWLTLNWPEEYGGQARTPMESLIFTDEAAIAGAPVPFLTINSVAPTIMHFGTEEQKKFFLPKIAAGELHFSIGYSEPGAGTDLAALRTTAVRDGDDYVVNGQKMWTSLIAYADYVWLAVRTNPEAKKHRGISMLIMPTTAEGFSWTPVHTMSGVDTSATYYQDVRIPATNLVGEENAGWKLVTNQLNHERVALVSSQPIYVALDGVREWAQNTKDVHGNRVIDSEWVQLNLARVHAKAEVLKLINWELASSDGAPSPADASAAKVYGTELATEAYRLLMEVLGTSATLRPDSLGALLRGRIERFHRSALILTFGGGTNEIQRDIIGMVALGLPRVNR, from the coding sequence ATGCGGATCGGTTACACCCCCGAGCAGGAGGAGCTACGCCGCGAGTTGCGCGCGTACTTCTCCAAGTTGATGACGCCCGAACGGGTCGAGGCACTCAGCTCGTCCGAGGGCGAGATGGGACGCGGCAACATCTACCGCGAGACCGTCGCACAGATGGGCAAGGACGGCTGGCTGACGCTGAACTGGCCCGAGGAGTACGGCGGCCAGGCGCGTACCCCCATGGAGTCGCTGATCTTCACCGACGAGGCCGCGATCGCGGGCGCGCCGGTTCCGTTCCTGACGATCAACAGCGTCGCGCCGACGATCATGCACTTCGGCACCGAGGAGCAGAAGAAGTTCTTCCTGCCCAAGATCGCCGCGGGTGAGCTGCACTTCTCCATCGGCTACTCCGAGCCCGGCGCGGGCACCGACCTGGCGGCGCTGCGCACCACGGCCGTCCGTGACGGTGACGACTACGTGGTCAACGGCCAGAAGATGTGGACCTCACTGATCGCCTACGCCGACTACGTCTGGCTGGCCGTGCGCACCAACCCCGAAGCCAAGAAGCACCGCGGCATCTCGATGCTGATCATGCCGACGACCGCCGAAGGTTTCTCCTGGACGCCGGTGCACACCATGTCGGGTGTGGACACCAGCGCGACCTATTACCAGGACGTGCGCATCCCGGCCACCAACCTCGTCGGCGAGGAGAACGCCGGCTGGAAGCTCGTCACCAACCAGTTGAACCACGAGCGGGTGGCTCTGGTTTCCTCACAGCCGATCTACGTCGCGCTGGACGGGGTTCGCGAGTGGGCCCAGAACACCAAGGACGTGCACGGCAACCGGGTCATCGACTCGGAGTGGGTGCAGCTCAACCTGGCCCGGGTGCACGCCAAGGCCGAGGTCCTCAAGCTGATCAACTGGGAACTGGCCTCTTCGGACGGCGCACCTTCCCCCGCGGATGCGTCGGCGGCCAAGGTATACGGCACCGAGCTGGCCACCGAGGCCTACCGCCTGCTGATGGAGGTGCTGGGCACCTCGGCGACGCTGCGTCCGGACAGCTTGGGCGCGCTGCTGCGTGGCCGCATCGAGCGGTTCCACCGCTCGGCGCTGATCCTGACCTTCGGCGGCGGCACCAACGAGATTCAGCGTGACATCATCGGCATGGTCGCTTTGGGCCTGCCCAGGGTCAACCGGTAA
- a CDS encoding ferredoxin, with product MRVQVDRDRCEGNAVCVGIAPDLFDLDDDDYAVVKSDPVPADQEALAEQSIAECPRAALIRKD from the coding sequence ATGCGAGTACAAGTTGACCGTGATCGCTGCGAAGGTAATGCGGTCTGCGTGGGTATTGCCCCCGATTTATTCGATCTTGACGACGACGACTATGCGGTGGTCAAGTCCGATCCGGTGCCGGCCGATCAGGAAGCCCTGGCCGAGCAGTCCATCGCCGAATGCCCCCGCGCAGCCCTGATCAGAAAAGACTAG